CAGGACCTGAACGAGACCCAGGCCGCCCGGACGCGTAACAAAATGATTGGATTCATCTTTCAGTCGTTTAACCTTATCTCCTTCAAGAATGCAATGGAGAATGTAGCCTTACCGCTATACTATAAAGGTGTTTCACGGCGCAAACGGAACCAGATGGCCATGGAGTACCTGGATAAACTGGGGTTGAAACCATGGGCCCATCACATGCCCAATGAGCTTTCGGGAGGACAGCGTCAGCGTGTTGCCATCGCCCGTGCACTGATTTCCAAACCACGGATCATTCTGGCAGATGAGCCCACTGGTGCGCTCGACACCCAAACTTCCTACGAAGTGATGGAACATTTGAAGCAGATCAATGAGGAGGGAATTACCGTCATTATCGTTACCCACGAGTATGATATTGCCGCCATGACCCAGAAAATCATCCGACTGAAAGACGGCGTGATTGAAGAGATCATTAAAAACGGCGATTTGAAGTCCTTCCAGGCACAATATAACCGGAACATTAATAAATCAGAGCATCATGTTTGATATCGATGTTTGGCAAGAAATATTCAGCACCATTCGCAAGAATAAGCTCCGTACTTTTCTCACCGGTTTCTCGGTAGCGTGGGGTATTTTCATGTTAATGATATTGCTCGGATCGGGAAACGGGTTGCAGAATGGCGTTAAACAGGAGTTTGCCAGCAACGCCGTCAACGCGATGTGGATCTGGACAGGTGAAACCAGTATGCCGTATAAAGGGATGAAAACCGGGCGTCCTATCCGCTTTAACAACCGGGACTATACCTTCCTGAAGAACAAAGTAAATGGACTCGACGAAGTTTCGTCCCGCTTCTATCTGCCAGGTGATACGAATTATGCCTACGGGAACGAATACGGCTCATTCACCACCGTTACCTGCCATCCTGCACTCCAGGACGTAGAAAATATTAAACTGAATAAAGGTCGCTTCATCAACCACAAGGATATTACCGACTTCCGGAAATCGATTGTCATCGGAAAAGATATAGCCAAGGCGCTATTCAAAGAAGAAGATCCCATCGGAAAATACATCAAGGTCAACGATGTTCCATTCAAAGTGGTTGGTGTTTGTCACGATCCGGATAACCGCAATGACCGTACAGCCTACATGCCGGTTTCTACTGCTCAGCGCATTTTCAACGGAGGTAACCGGGTACACAGTTTTGCCGTTACCACGAAAATGGTCACCTCGGAAAAACAAGCTGAAGCGATTACCTCGGAAGTTCGCGAAGCACTGGCACAGCGTCACAAATTCAATCCCGACGATAAACGTGCGATGGGTGCCTTCAACATGTTGACAGAATACCTGCGTACCATGAAGATTTTCCAGGGAATCAAAATATTCGTTTGGGTAATCGGTATCGGGACCTTGATTGCCGGAATTGTGGGTGTCAGCAACATCATGCTCATCCTCGTGAAAGAACGAACCCGCGAAATTGGTGTCCGTAAAGCGCTGGGGGCATCTCCCCGCTCTGTCATCGGTCTTATCCTGATGGAGTCCATCCTGATTACCACCGTAGCCGGATATATTGGATTAACCATGGGAGTCGGCATTATGGAGGTGGTGAATTACGGACTCGAACAGGCTTTTGCCTCGGGCGGAGGTGACGGAATCTTTTTCCGCAATCCAACAGTAGACTTTGGTACTGCCATTACAGCCACTTTGATCCTGATTCTTTCAGGAGCCATTGCCGGATACATTCCAGCTAAAAAGGCGGCCAGTGTAAAACCCATTGAAGCCCTTCGTGATGAATAAGCTAGAAGGACTATTCAGAATCAAGAAATCAATAACCTGCATAAAATCCTGATCATGTTTGACATTGAACGCTGGAACGAAATATGGAACGCCCTGACGAAGAACAAACTCAGGAGCTTTCTCACCGCCTTTGGGGTTTTCTGGGGAATCTTCATGCTGATTGTCATGACCGGGGCCGGAAACGGATTGAAACACGGCATTTACGACGGTGTATCCAAGTTTGCTGTTAACTCCGCTTTCATGTGGACACAGCGAACCGGCGAGCCTTACAAAGGCTTCAAACGCGGCCGTTTCTGGAATATGAACTCAACCGATGTCACCTATATCGAAGATCACGTTCAAGGCATTAAATACCTGGCACCAAAACTCTTTGGATGGCGGGAACGCAGTGGCGATAACACGGTTCGCGACAATCGTACCGGTGCCTTCAGTATCGTGGGCGATTACCCGGTTTATACGAAAATTGACCCGGTTACCATGGTAAAAGGACGATGGATAAACGAGATTGATATACTTGACAAGCGAAAAGTGTGTGTGATTGGTGAAAAAGTAGAGGAAAGTATGTTCGATAAAAACGAGAACCCTATCGGGAAGTATCTCAAAGTGTCGGGCGTATATTTCCAGGTCATCGGGGTACTGAAACCCGAAACCCGCGTCAACTTTAACGGACGGAAGGAAGAGACCATCTTCCTTCCATTCACCACCATGCAACAAGCATACAATTACGGCAACGAAGTTCACCTGATTGCTGTCACATCGAAAAAGGGTGTTTCCGTTAGTAGCCTGGAAGATCAAATTACAAGCATCATCAAGAAGCGGCACTACATCGCCCCGAATGATGACCAGGCGCTCAGAAGCGTGAACATCGAGAAGCAATTCAAACAGATGAACGGCCTTTTCCTCGGCATCAGCATTCTGACCTGGATTGTGGGTATCGGGACCTTAATGGCCGGCGTAATTGGTGTAAGTAACATCATGTTGGTAATCGTGAAAGAACGTACCCGTGAAATTGGAATACAGCGTGCCTTGGGCGCAACACCCAAAACCATCATTTCCCAAATTGTACTCGAAAGTGTGGTTCTGACCACCCTGGCCGGATACATCGGACTGTCATTGGGCGTCGGGCTCCTGGAGCTTATCAGCAACGTTTTGGCGAAAATGAATAGCAGTGGCGACGGCATGTTCTATAAAGATCCAACTGTCGATCTTCCGGTAGCACTTGCTGCATTAGCCGTTTTGATTCTGGCAGGATTGTTTGCCGGCTCTATTCCGGCCAAGCGGGCTCTGCAGATCAAACCCATCGACGCTTTACGCGACGAGTAATCAACGCATGAAGAGATAAATAATATCAAGTAGAATAAACCACAAAATCTGCCTAAAATGAAAAAGTTTTTCAAAATCTTCGGATTCGTTTTACTGGGGGCTATATTCCTCGGAACACTGGGTTTCCTGTACCAAAAATCGCAGGCAAAACCGGAAGTATTTAAAGATGAAACCCCACTGATTACCAACATCATTCAGAAGACGGTGGCTACCGGTTCGGTAGTTCCGCGAAAAGAGGTGGAAGTAAAACCACAGGTATCAGGAATTATCCAGAAACTCTATGTACAAGCCGGTGATAAAGTGAAAGAAGGCGATATTCTGGCGAAGGTGAAAATCATTCCCGATATGGTGAACCTGAATGCCGCTGAAGCCCGCGTTGCCAAGTCTAAAATCAGCATGGAAGATGCGCAACTTGACTACGATCGCGTTTCGAAACTATTTAAGAAGCAAGTGGTTTCCCGTGAAGATTACCAGAAGTCGAAAATTGCTTACGAAGGAGCTAAAGCTGAAGTGGAAGCTGCCGAAAATAACCTCGACTTGATTCGCAAAGGGGTAACCAAGAGCTCGGAAAAAACCACCAACACATTGATTCGCGCCACCATCACGGGTATGGTGCTCGACGTGCCTGTGAAAGTGGGAAATTCGGTTATCCAGTCGAACACGTTCAACGACGGAACCACCATTGCCACGCTGGCCGATATGAATGACATGATTTTCGACGGGAAAGTTGATGAGACCGAAGTTGGAAAAATTAGGGAAGGCATGCCCATCGAAATGACCATCGGTGCTATCGAGAATGAGAAATTTGATGCGACGTTGGAATATATTTCACCGAAAGGGGAAGAAGAAAACGGAGCCATTCAGTTTGAAATTAAGGCGAAGGTCAACCTGAAGAAGGACCAGTTCATCCGTGCCGGATACAGTGCCAATGCCGATATTGTACTCGCCCGTCGCGACAGCGTACTGGCTGTTCCGGAAGGTTTGCTGCAATTTGATAACGACTCGGCTTACGTAGAAGTAGAGACTCAGCCGCAACAATACGAAAAACGCTATGTGAAAACCGGTCTGTCCGATGGTATCAACATCGAAATCAAGGACGGAATTACCAAGGATGACCACCTGAAAGGTGCCAAAGTAGAGCCGGGATCGCAGAATAGTTAAAAATAATTTCCCCGAAAGGGGCAACACCCAAAACGATTGAGTAAATTAGCATAACGTCGAAATAAAAAAATATAATCCATGAGTCGACTAATCTATGCCATCGCATTTTTAATACTGGTAAGCATTAGCAACATCTTGAAAGCACAGGATACACAGGACACACCTGATGCCTGGTCGCTGAAAGAGTGCATTGATTATGCCATTCAAAACAATATCCAGGTTAAACAAAGCGAGTTGAGCACACAATACCAGGAAAATTTATTGCGCAAAGCCAAAACCGACCGTTTTCCGAACCTGAGTGCCCAGGCTTCGCAAAACGAGAACTACGGTCGTTCGTTGACCTATAACAACACGTACGAGAATATCAACTCCTCGGAAAGTGATTTGAATCTGAATACAAATGTTCCGGTTTTTCAGGGGTTTCAGATCAACAACAACATCAAAAAGAGTCAGTTTGATCTGAAGGCTTCGATGGAAGATTTACAAAAGGCGAAGGATGACATTACCATGAATATCGCCTCTGCCTATCTTGAAATTCTCTTCTCGCAGGAATTGGTTAAAATTTCGCAGGACCAGCTGGATGTTACCAAACAGCAGATTCGGCAAACCCAGGAAAAGGTTGATGCCGGTAGTCTGGCCAAAGGAAGTCTCCTCGACATTCAGGCGCAAGCAGCCAAAGAGGAACTGACACTGGTAGACAACCAGAATCAGCTAAAACTGAACTATCTGCAACTGGCACAGCTGCTGGAGCTGGACTCTTACAAAAACTTTAAGATCCAGAAACCTGAACTGCCCGAAATTAAAGCCGAAGCTTCCCTAATCTCAGCAACTGAGATTTACAAGAGAGCCCTGGCATTGTGGCCGGACGTTAAATCGTCAGAATACAAACTGCAGAGCTCGCAATATCAACTGAAGGCTGCCAAAGGAGCTAATTATCCGACCATCACGGCGTATGGCTTTTATTATAACTCGTACAACAATAAATACACCGATTTGAACGGCGATAAGATTCCATTCAGTGATCAGCTGAGCAACAACCAGCGAAAAGGTTTTGGTCTCCAGATGAACATACCGATTTTCAACCGTCTGCAAAACAAGACCAATATCGATAATGCGAAAATTGATGTCCTCAGCAAACAACTCGATGTAGAAAACTCCAAGAAAGTCCTCCGAAAGGACATCGAAACGGCTGAAACCAATGCCATTGCAGCACTGAACCGTTACACATCGAACCAGAAAGCTGTTGCTGCCATGCAGGAAGCTTTCCGTTATTCGGAAGAGAAATACAATGTTGGTTTGGTGAACGCATTGGAGTACAACCAGGCAAAGAACAATTTGGCCAAAGCACAATCGGATTTGCTGCAAGCCAAGTACGAGTTCATTTTCCGCACCAAAATCCTCGACTTTTACCGCGGACTTCCCATTGAATTGTAATCCGAAAGATTTTGTGAAAACTTTATTCCATATAAAAAGCCGCCTGAGCAATCGGGCGGCTTTCTTTTTATCTTACCAGGAAAAATCGTTATTTCACTTCCTCTAGTTTCAGAACGACACTCGTTCGCTGTGCGTTCACATCTGGATTAAATCCGATTTGCATCAGGAAATCGCCGCTAAAAACCTGATTGGCTTTCAACGTCGATTTCGTACCCGGATAAAGATTGATTTCCTCGATCCGGTATTTCTTCGATGCATCCAACCCTTTGAAGCGAATGGGCAACTTGCTCCCTTTTCCAAACCGGTTATTCACCAGGTAACTGAAAACTACCCCCGAAGATTTTGTCTTATCGACATACATCACCGATGCTACATCGTTGGTAAACGGATCGGACAACCGGTATTGTTCGCCGTGCCAGACAATGTTCTTAAATGAGTCATACGTTTTCACAGCTTCGCGGCAAAACTGCAGGTCCTTATCACTCAAGTGGCTGATATCAATATCAAATCCCAGTTTGCCCATCATGGCTACATCGGTACGGAACTTCAACGGCTGTTTCCCCCAGGCCGTTACATGATTGCTGGTAGCAATGGCCGGATAGAAATAGGAATATTCCCACTGAATAAAGATACGTTCGAGCGGATCGGTATTATCGCTGGGCCAGAATTCGGTGAAGTATTTCAGTGCACCATAATCGACACGGCCACCACCTCCCGAGCATAACATCATCGGGATGTGCGGATATTTCTTCCGGATACGGTCCAATACTTTATACAGTCCCCGCACATAGTCGATGTACAAATGCGACTGATTTCCCAGGTAGGATGAGTGCGCGTTATAAATAACCGAATTGCAATCCCACTTAAAATAGGCCAGTCCCGGGTTTTTGGTCAATAAGTTGTCCACAATATGATACACGAAATCCTGCACTTTCGGATTGCTCATATCCAGTACCAGCTGGTTCCGGAAGTAATATTCGGGCCGATCGGGCTGTTTGATGATCCAGTCGGGATGCTGGTGGTACAATTCACTTTTCGGATTCACCATTTCAGGCTCAATCCAAATACCGAACTTCACACTGTCTTTGGTCGCCTCTTTTACCAACGAGAAAACACCATCGGGCAGTTTCTTTTTGTTGGCCTGCCAGTCGCCCAGGCCAGCATGATCGCTGTTCCTCGGATATTTATTTCCAAACCAGCCATCATCAAGCAAAAACAAGTCGACGCCCAACTTCCGGGTATCCTTAATTAACGCCTTCAGTTTACTTTCATTGAAATCGAAAAACGTCGATTCCCAGTTATTGAGCAACGTCAATCGGGAACCTTCGCCATCCATAATCTGGTATTTGCGGGCCCAGTCCTGCAATTGCCGACTGGCCTCTCCTTTTCCTTTACTGGAAAGCACCGTGATAAAAGGCGGCGTTTTAAATTCTTCTCCGGGTTTGAGCGAATAGGTCGATGCGTAGTTGTTCATTCCTGCAATGATGCGCAGGTTGTTCTGTGGGTCAACTTCCAGATCGAAGCGGAAATTTCCGCTCCACTCCAGTGCACCATATAGTACCTCTCCTTCATCCTCGGTGGAAGGTTGGTTAAGCGAAATCATGAAAACTGGTGGCTGAAACAGAGCCGCGCGAGTGCCCAACTTGGTGTCCAGCGTTTTGATACCGTGCGTCAGTTTTGATACTTCGGGCTGCATCTCTTTGGCCCAATCGCCATGAAACTGCCTTAGCCAGTAGCTTTTCCCCTTCAAACAAAGATTGGCAGATGCAAACTTCCGCAACTGCACATTTCCTTTCTCGTGGTGTTTTATTACGCTCCATTGCTCGATAACATCTTCTTTATAGTAGGATTTGTAATAAAGAGTCACTTCAAAATCGTACACCGGATCTTTGAGTTCCACACTCAGCAACGAAACATCATCATTCAATTGCTTTACCTGATGACCAACATATTTCAGCGCCAGGGAATTGTTCCCGTCGGAATGCGTAACCGTGATGGCTGGTTCCAGCAAATTGCGCGTTCCCGAAGGCGTATAAGCGGCGTCGTACATGCCGGTGTAGTCCTGTGCTTGTCGGTACTCCCCGGGAATTTGAGCATATTCGCCAGGTGAGGAAAGTTTCTTTCCGTAGTAAATCATATTTACATTTTTCCCCGGGGTCACCTGAAATACCAGGGCATTATGTGCCGTTACCACGGGAATTGTTTGCGCTTCGACCTGAAAAATCAGGAATGGCAAAAACAGAAAAGCCGCAAATAATCCGGCCCTTCGAAGAATTCTTGTTCGTCGCTTCATGTATCAGTTATTTTTATTCTTAGGTTGAATCAAAACGTATGATATACAATATGTCCAAATTTAAACATAATCGGTAGGTTGGGAAAAGAAACTTCTTCAGCGAAAGCACATTTTTCTTTTAAAGATGCTATAACAGCCCTACTTCTCTTTATTATTCTATTTCAAAGAAACATAAAAATTAGTTTACGTCATCCGCGTTAGCTTTTCGGTTGAAGCCAAATAATTGTAACTTTAAAGAACTTACTTTCGTTCTCAGGCAAACCATGTAGTCAATTAACACCGTAACCCGTATGAAGAAGAAAAAAAGGAATTTTCGTCTGCTAATTATCCTGGCTTTTGCACTTATTATTCTGCTTATCATCGGTAAAAAAGCCGGCTGGTTTGGAAAAGATTTTGCTACGCGGGTAGCCGTCGAAAAAGCAGAGAAGAAAGATATCACCGAGCTCATTACGGCAAACGGAAAGATTGAGCCGCAAACCGAGGTAAAAATCAGTCCGGAAGTTCCCGGTGAAATTATCGAACTTCCCGTAAAGGAAGGCGACGAAGTAAAAGAAGGCGACCTGTTGGCCGTTATCAAGCCCGATATTTACATTTCCAACCTCAACCGGTCGCGTGCCAGCTTAAACACGCAAAAAGCCCGTTTAGCACAGGCTGAAGCCCAACTCACCGAAAAGAAACTGGCCTTCGACCGCTCGAAACAACTTTTCAAACGGCAAACCATTTCGCAGGCCGATTACCAATCGGCGGAAGCTGCCTATAAAGTCGCTGTTTCGGAAGTTGAAGCCGCTCGTTTCCTGGTAAAAAGTGCCGAATCGAGTGTGCAGGAATCGGAAGAAAACCTGACGAAAACCAAAATCTATGCTCCCATTTCGGGAACGATTTCCAAACTCAACGTCGAAAAAGGGGAGCGCGTTGTAGGAACCAACCAGTTTGCCGGTACCGAGCTGATGACGGTTGCCAACCTTAACAGCATGGAGGTAAAGGTTGAAGTCAATGAGAACGACATTGTGAAAGTGCAGTTAGGTGATACCGCATTGGTAGAAATTGACGCCTATGTGAACCGGAAGTTCAAGGGAATTGTGACGGAAATTGCCAGTTCGGCTAATATATCCGGTACCTCAACCGACCAGGTCACCAATTTCGATGTGAAGATTTTATTGCTGCAAAGTTCGTATGATGATTTGCTGAAGAAACAATCGGAGCGCTATCCTTTCCTACCGGGAATGTCTGCAACCGTCGATATCCGGACTAATACCCGGAACGGCGTGATTACCGTCCCTATCCAGGCCGTTACCACACGTAGCGAAACCGGAGAAGCCAAAGCCGAAACCGCAGGTCTTCAGCAGGTCAATGATGAGGAAACAAGCGACAACGGGAATGAACAACCCAAACCGGAAGCGAAGCAACATGAGATTGTTTTCGTGTACAATGATGGCGTGGTTCGTGAAAAGCAGGTCAAAACCGGCATCCAGGACAACGTCAACATCGAAATAGAGGATGGGCTGAAAGGTGGTGAAGAGGTTGTTACCGCTCCCTACGGACTGATTTCGCGTACCCTGAAAGACTCCATGGCCGTCGAAGTCGTTCCAATTGACGAGTTGTATAAGACGAAGAAATAGCCCCCAGAATTGACATGTTTGAACCTGCCGGGAACTTTTCAGGGTGCCCCGTTTGAAAAAGTATGTCCCCAGAACATGTTTTAGGGTGTGCCGCAAAAAAAAGTATGTATCCACAACATATTTTGACTTGTCCCCCTTCAAAAAGTATGTATCCACAACATGTTTTAGGGTGTCCCATTTGGGAAAGTATGTAGCCACAACATGTTTTGACCACCGCTCCGAGGAAAAATATGTATGCTCAGCATATTTGGGACAGTGCTCCGGAGTCTTCATTGGCAGATTGCCGTGGTCGTCGCACTCTTCTGTTTCGCTGTAACGGTGATACCAGACACTTTTGACTAAAAACAAAACCGAAGCTAAGTTCGAGGGGCTATCACAAGAATAGAATCTGTTTAGTCAATTGTGCCAGTAAATAACAGAATCATCAGTTATCATCTGTAGCCCGTGTTCCATCCCGTAATAATGGCATATCCCGGGTCCCTGATATAGGTGTAAATACTTTTCAGGAAAACAGCCAATGTCAATAACCGATATTTTCCAGAGACAATCATCCAATGTAAAATAATTCTTACGAATCGTAATAAAATGTATCAAAATAACGTTAATACCTTACACATAATTTACTTTTAGATATAATCTAAATTCAAGTAACAACTATTTGAATTTTTCCCGGACAAATTCACATCCTTTTGTCACATACAAAAAGTCGAGTTCAGAATTGAGTAAATACCCTTTACCCGATTCAGAAACATGCTACCGGGGAAGGACCTATGTCGCCGTTGACAACCTATCAGATAATAACCCGTTTAAACCAACTAGTTCAGGCTTTTCAAATTTTTCACACTTAAGTACTAAAGAAAGATGAAAAAAAGATTCTTGCTTATTTCTGTTTTGTTCCTTCTCGTTCATTCGGCCATTGCCCAAAATAAGATGATTTCGGGGGTTGTACTGGAGAAAGGAACAAACGAGCCATTACCCGGCGTAACCATTTTAGAAAAGGGAACTGCTCACGGAACAGTTACCAACAACGACGGAAAATTTACACTTTCGATAGCTCCGGGAACCACACTCGTCATCTCCTTTGTTGGAATGAAACCACAGGAAATCAGCACTGACGGTTCCGATTCATTTAAGATTTTCATGGAACCATCGACTGAAAAGATTGATGATGTGGTAGTCACCGCGTTGGGGATTAAACGTGAAAAGAAAGCGCTGGGCTATTCGGTGCAGGATGTAAAGGGTGACGAAATCGCCGAAACCAACCCGGTCAATGTTGTCTCTGCATTATCGGGGAAAATTGCCGGCGCAGAGGTAGTCACATCGTCCGGTCAGCTGGGCGCTTCTTCCACCATCAAAATCAGGGGCAACAAATCGTTTACGGGTTCTGCCGAGCCACTTTTTGTGGTCGATGGCACCCCCATCATGAATTCCATCAGTTCATCCATGTCATCGACAACCTACACCGACTTTGGGAATGCCGCCATGGATATCGACCCGTCGAATATCGCCAGTATTTCGGTGCTGAAAGGAGCCAGCGCTGCTGCCCTGTACGGAAGCCGTGCAGCCAATGGCGTAATTCTTATTACAACCAAAAAAGGGATGAAACACAAGGGGATTGGTGTAGAACTGAATTCATCGTCGTCCATTTCCAATGTATACATTCTCCCCAACTACCAGAATGAATACGGACAAGGACGAAACGGGAGTGAATACGAATGGAAAACCAATTATCCGGACCTGAGTTACCAGGCATTTCACGATTTACGTGAGTTTCGCTGGAGCCTTACGGGCAACGGGTACCGAATGGACTGGGACGAAAGCTGGGGATCGCGGCTCGATGCCGGCCTGATGGTCGCGCAGATGGACTCGCCGCTTGACTCCAACGGTAACCCGATTCCGACCCCCTGGGTGTCACATCCCGATAACGTAAAAAACTTTTTTAACACGGGTGTCACCTGGGACAATTCGGTTGCCCTCTATTCCGGCAATGACATTGCTTCAGGACGCCTCACTCTCTCGCATGTAAAACAAACCGGAACCGTTCCGAACACCGACCAGGAAAAAACCAGTGTCGGGTTTAACAGCAAGGTAAAGCTATCGGATAAACTGTCGTTCGAAACGAATGTCAATTATACCGAGCTTAATAACGGAAACATTCCTCAGCAAGGCAACAGCATGCGTAACCCGCTGGTTGAACTTAACAGCTGGTTTGGCCGCCAGGTAAACATGAAATACCTGAAGGAACATTACCAGGACATTGTGAATTATAACGGCGAGTTAAAAGCCTTCAACTGGATGATGGCTTACGACGGGCAGCACAACAATCCATACTGGCTCGCCTACAAAAATACCATGTCGAGGAACCGGAAAAGAGCTTACGGTAACGTAGCTGTGACCTATTCCATTCTTCCCGGCGTTGATTTGACCGGCCGTCTGGGTACTGACTTCTTCAACGAACACCGAAAATATAAATACCATCAGTACTCGCGCGACTGGACCGATTTGTACACCAACGCCACCAATGGTACTTTCTGGGAACAATACCGCTTCGAGAGCGAAACCAATGCTGACCTGCTGTTGAAAATCAACAAGCAATTGACGAAAGATTTGAGCTTATTCTCGACCGTTGGAGCCAACTACCGGTTTGTGGATGACCACTACGCCACCACTTCGGGTACCAATCTGGTTGTTCCCGACTTTTTTTCTACCTCCAACATTGAAGGGGAGCCCAATGTAGACTTCACCAAATATTCCAAGAAAACGTACTCAGTTTTTGGCTCGGCCAACCTTGGATACAAATCTGTTCTGTTCCTGGATTTAACCCTGAGGGGCGACTGGAGCTCTACGCTTCCCGAAAAGAACTGGAACTTCTGGTATCCGTCCGCCAATCTCGGCTTCATCTTCACCGATGCACTGAAAATAAAATCGAAAGCCTTATCATACGGAAAGCTCCGGTTAGGTTATGCTCAGGTGGGAAACGATACAGACCCTTACCAGCTGACTTCGACTTTCTCGTCTATTGGAACCTCATTTAACGGTGTGAACCTGTTCAGTCAGTCGTCCGTCATCCCAACTTTCAACCTAAAGCCGGAAGAGACCCGGAGCTATGAAATTGGCGGCGAATTTA
This Prolixibacter sp. NT017 DNA region includes the following protein-coding sequences:
- a CDS encoding SusC/RagA family TonB-linked outer membrane protein, which codes for MKKRFLLISVLFLLVHSAIAQNKMISGVVLEKGTNEPLPGVTILEKGTAHGTVTNNDGKFTLSIAPGTTLVISFVGMKPQEISTDGSDSFKIFMEPSTEKIDDVVVTALGIKREKKALGYSVQDVKGDEIAETNPVNVVSALSGKIAGAEVVTSSGQLGASSTIKIRGNKSFTGSAEPLFVVDGTPIMNSISSSMSSTTYTDFGNAAMDIDPSNIASISVLKGASAAALYGSRAANGVILITTKKGMKHKGIGVELNSSSSISNVYILPNYQNEYGQGRNGSEYEWKTNYPDLSYQAFHDLREFRWSLTGNGYRMDWDESWGSRLDAGLMVAQMDSPLDSNGNPIPTPWVSHPDNVKNFFNTGVTWDNSVALYSGNDIASGRLTLSHVKQTGTVPNTDQEKTSVGFNSKVKLSDKLSFETNVNYTELNNGNIPQQGNSMRNPLVELNSWFGRQVNMKYLKEHYQDIVNYNGELKAFNWMMAYDGQHNNPYWLAYKNTMSRNRKRAYGNVAVTYSILPGVDLTGRLGTDFFNEHRKYKYHQYSRDWTDLYTNATNGTFWEQYRFESETNADLLLKINKQLTKDLSLFSTVGANYRFVDDHYATTSGTNLVVPDFFSTSNIEGEPNVDFTKYSKKTYSVFGSANLGYKSVLFLDLTLRGDWSSTLPEKNWNFWYPSANLGFIFTDALKIKSKALSYGKLRLGYAQVGNDTDPYQLTSTFSSIGTSFNGVNLFSQSSVIPTFNLKPEETRSYEIGGEFKFLNNRLGLDATYYIAKTFNQLLSVDIPYSSGYSSWMKNAGSIQNSGVELQFYATPVSTSNFKWDMTLNWSTNKNKIIALDDGLEELQINSLYRGTSLMAFPGKEWGALYGTTFARNSEGKILIDENGMPVTSTEDQVLGYVNPDWTGGFRNTFSYQAFTLSALLDFRKGGDIFSMTKAVGQDTGILEATVKDGIRENGMIVDGVYRDGTSINGTDVSGQTNTTRISARSYWRSSRNWAELSIIDGSFVKLREVTLTYTFPHSFLNKISIENASFSLYGHNLALLYTDKSNDVHIDPEVSSGGTVAGTGFESYQMPPVRTLGCKLNVKF
- a CDS encoding efflux RND transporter periplasmic adaptor subunit produces the protein MKKKKRNFRLLIILAFALIILLIIGKKAGWFGKDFATRVAVEKAEKKDITELITANGKIEPQTEVKISPEVPGEIIELPVKEGDEVKEGDLLAVIKPDIYISNLNRSRASLNTQKARLAQAEAQLTEKKLAFDRSKQLFKRQTISQADYQSAEAAYKVAVSEVEAARFLVKSAESSVQESEENLTKTKIYAPISGTISKLNVEKGERVVGTNQFAGTELMTVANLNSMEVKVEVNENDIVKVQLGDTALVEIDAYVNRKFKGIVTEIASSANISGTSTDQVTNFDVKILLLQSSYDDLLKKQSERYPFLPGMSATVDIRTNTRNGVITVPIQAVTTRSETGEAKAETAGLQQVNDEETSDNGNEQPKPEAKQHEIVFVYNDGVVREKQVKTGIQDNVNIEIEDGLKGGEEVVTAPYGLISRTLKDSMAVEVVPIDELYKTKK